The Heliangelus exortis chromosome 26, bHelExo1.hap1, whole genome shotgun sequence genome window below encodes:
- the LOC139807693 gene encoding claudin-22-like, translated as MAAPRGGLSRPADLSVGRSRAMGWRVTAQAGGMLLALLGWVSSCVTTFVPLWKSLNLDLNELEVWTMGLWQVCIAQEEGAVECRSHGSFLALPPELRVSRLLMCLSNGLGLLGCLLAAPGLEAWTACEDRPGLKRRLLLAGGAALGTAGMATLAPVSWVAYNTVLDFWDDTVPDIVPRWEFGEATFLGWFAGAFLAAGGLLLACSARSTRTASPPAPASRQTPSRRGPGGGHTPHPKNADLVI; from the coding sequence ATGGCCGCCCCTCGGGGTGGGTTATCTCGGCCCGCAGACCTATCTGTCGGCCGCAGCAGGGCCATGGGCTGGCGGGTGACAGCGCAAGCCggggggatgctgctggcccTTCTCGGGTGGGTGTCCTCCTGCGTCACCACCTTCGTGCCGCTCTGGAAGAGCCTCAACCTGGACCTGAACGAGCTGGAGGTCTGGACTATGGGGCTGTGGCAGGTTTGCATCGCCCAGGAGGAGGGAGCCGTGGAGTGCCGTTCCCACGGCTCCTTCCTAGCGCTGCCCCCCGAGCTACGCGTCTCCCGGCTCCTGATGTGCCTCTCCAacgggctggggctgctgggctgcctcCTGGCCGCCCCAGGGCTAGAAGCCTGGACGGCCTGCGAGGACAGACCCGGGCTGAAGCGGCGGCTCCTGCTCGCCGGGGGAGCAGCGTTGGGCACGGCGGGCATGGCCACCCTAGCGCCGGTCTCCTGGGTCGCCTACAACACCGTCCTCGACTTCTGGGACGACACCGTCCCCGACATCGTACCCCGGTGGGAATTCGGGGAGGCCACCTTCCTGGGGTGGTTCGCCGGAGCCTTCTTGGCTGCCGGTGGGCTGCTCCTTGCCTGCAGTGCCCGCTCCACGAGGACGGCATCCCCGCCGGCCCCCGCCAGCCGCCAGACCCCCTCCAGGCGGGGGCCAGGTGGGGGCCACACCCCGCACCCCAAAAACGCAGACCTGGTCATCTAG